Proteins from a genomic interval of Sulfurimonas sp. HSL3-2:
- a CDS encoding aldo/keto reductase, with translation MKHRYIGKTGLRVSPICMGTMTFGSQCDEKEAFKIMDKAYDAGVNFFDTAELYSIPPKKETVGLTEEIVGRWLKTKPRESIILASKVAGAANGWFVPPVRHGLTAIDRFHIERAVEGSLKRLGTDYIDLYQMHWPDTVVPIEESLRAFDSLVQSGKVRYVGTSNDTAYGTSKALMTSIYEKLSRFESIQNNFSLLNRRFLDELSTLARKESISLLPYSPLAGGVLSGKYNQVKGEKGRFSEYIHAPESRLRVMAQRFVNEKTLASTQKYLKIAHDFGIDPVTMAIAWSKQFDFVASTIIGATHAGQLDASLAAMELTLSDEVLKACDAVHQDILYPMG, from the coding sequence ATGAAACATAGATATATCGGAAAAACCGGCCTGCGCGTGAGTCCTATCTGTATGGGGACTATGACATTCGGTTCACAATGCGACGAAAAAGAAGCCTTTAAGATCATGGACAAAGCGTATGATGCGGGGGTGAATTTTTTTGATACAGCCGAGCTTTACTCCATTCCCCCAAAAAAGGAAACGGTCGGGCTCACAGAAGAGATCGTCGGCAGATGGTTAAAGACAAAACCGCGTGAGAGCATCATCCTGGCTTCAAAGGTCGCAGGAGCAGCGAACGGATGGTTCGTCCCGCCTGTGCGTCACGGGCTTACAGCCATAGACAGATTCCATATAGAGCGTGCCGTAGAGGGCTCGCTAAAACGTTTGGGGACTGACTACATCGATCTTTATCAGATGCACTGGCCCGATACGGTCGTGCCTATAGAGGAGTCGCTGCGCGCTTTTGATTCGCTTGTTCAAAGCGGAAAAGTCCGTTACGTCGGTACATCAAACGACACAGCATACGGAACGTCAAAAGCTTTGATGACCTCAATATATGAAAAGCTCTCCCGTTTTGAGTCGATACAAAACAACTTTTCGCTTTTAAACAGAAGGTTTTTAGACGAACTTTCCACTTTGGCTAGAAAAGAAAGCATCTCGCTTCTTCCTTACTCTCCTTTGGCAGGCGGAGTCTTAAGCGGTAAGTACAATCAAGTGAAAGGGGAAAAGGGACGTTTTTCCGAGTATATTCACGCTCCTGAATCCCGTCTAAGAGTAATGGCGCAAAGATTTGTCAATGAGAAGACATTGGCATCAACGCAGAAGTACCTCAAAATCGCACATGATTTTGGGATCGATCCCGTGACGATGGCGATAGCTTGGTCTAAACAGTTTGATTTTGTGGCATCGACTATCATCGGAGCGACACACGCCGGACAGTTGGATGCTTCTTTGGCAGCAATGGAGCTGACACTGAGTGATGAGGTGTTAAAAGCCTGCGACGCGGTTCATCAAGATATCCTGTATCCTATGGGCTGA
- a CDS encoding methyl-accepting chemotaxis protein, whose amino-acid sequence MKNSSSLSKIHYANVAILITVFGTTALTSIFYEFHILTATFNALNIILALLIYKYVQKTEKSIENSQEIFSSALQGHFEIRGTHITEQGVLGKLSWDINNFMDQLEVFMREVNTAIDYASRNKFFRRVDAEGLNYNFKKTADKINKAIDSMEDEYNMQREKNFSVDLGKTGQPLAISFSMIQSQLAEGVNQLNDTARMAGETAIASNQSIDEASVVIERLSTLTQYIENNNSAVDSLQTRANEIGEVVNLIKDIAEQTNLLSLNAAIEAARAGEHGRGFAVVADEVRKLAERTSKATAEIGISIQTLQQETGSISDSAEMMSSVSDEATHMIESFKSVLDGFNANANEMKINSQDLESALMITLAKIDHILFKSDIFGRVISSKNADNISSHTECRLGKWYENKGKEKFGMTQSYKDMAKYHAIVHDSAITSANIAKDGYNEKNNPTLIKEFQKMENASETLFELLDKMLVEEKSKQLS is encoded by the coding sequence ATGAAGAATTCATCATCTCTCTCTAAGATACATTATGCCAATGTCGCTATCTTGATCACTGTTTTTGGGACGACAGCACTCACATCGATATTTTACGAATTTCATATTTTGACTGCGACCTTTAATGCCTTAAATATCATTCTGGCACTGCTAATTTATAAATATGTCCAAAAGACCGAAAAAAGTATCGAAAACTCTCAAGAGATCTTTTCAAGTGCTTTACAGGGACATTTTGAGATCCGCGGCACACACATAACTGAGCAAGGTGTTTTGGGCAAATTATCATGGGATATCAATAACTTCATGGATCAGCTAGAAGTCTTTATGAGAGAGGTCAATACGGCCATAGACTACGCTTCAAGAAACAAGTTTTTTAGAAGGGTAGATGCCGAAGGATTGAACTATAACTTCAAAAAAACAGCTGATAAGATAAATAAAGCCATCGACTCAATGGAAGATGAATACAATATGCAAAGAGAGAAAAACTTTTCAGTCGATCTTGGGAAGACAGGTCAACCGCTGGCGATCAGCTTCAGTATGATCCAAAGCCAGCTGGCAGAGGGTGTAAACCAGCTAAATGATACGGCAAGAATGGCAGGTGAGACTGCTATAGCATCAAATCAAAGCATAGACGAGGCGAGTGTTGTCATAGAGAGATTATCTACACTGACACAATATATAGAGAACAACAACTCTGCCGTAGACTCTCTTCAGACCAGAGCAAACGAGATCGGTGAAGTCGTGAACCTGATCAAAGATATCGCTGAACAGACAAATCTGCTCTCTCTTAACGCTGCTATAGAAGCTGCGCGTGCAGGTGAACATGGACGCGGTTTTGCCGTTGTCGCAGACGAAGTGCGCAAACTTGCCGAACGTACTTCTAAAGCAACTGCCGAGATAGGGATCTCTATCCAGACACTTCAGCAGGAAACCGGTTCTATATCTGATTCTGCCGAGATGATGAGCAGTGTCTCAGATGAAGCCACTCATATGATCGAGAGCTTTAAAAGCGTGCTAGACGGGTTTAACGCAAATGCAAATGAGATGAAAATCAATTCACAAGACCTTGAAAGTGCTTTAATGATCACTTTGGCAAAAATAGATCATATTCTGTTTAAATCAGATATTTTCGGCAGAGTAATATCGAGTAAAAATGCGGATAACATAAGTTCACATACTGAATGCAGACTCGGAAAATGGTATGAAAACAAAGGTAAAGAGAAGTTTGGTATGACTCAGTCATACAAAGATATGGCTAAATATCATGCCATAGTACATGACAGTGCCATCACATCGGCAAATATCGCCAAAGACGGCTATAACGAGAAAAACAACCCAACTCTTATCAAAGAGTTTCAGAAGATGGAAAATGCAAGTGAAACTCTGTTTGAACTGCTAGACAAAATGCTTGTCGAGGAAAAATCAAAACAGCTATCTTGA
- a CDS encoding PAS domain-containing protein, translated as MPKQTPTNNEVTFPEDNIIVSKTDTKGRITYCNELFIQMSGYSEEELLDQPHNILRHPDMPRAIFKLLWNTIQSKEEINAYAKNLCKDGSYYWVFANVTPSFDEKDNIIGYFSVRRKPKQASLNIIKDLYTKLLQIEKSSGMEASMKYLQELLKEKGVSYEEFIISL; from the coding sequence ATGCCAAAACAGACACCAACCAATAATGAGGTCACTTTTCCAGAAGACAACATTATTGTTTCAAAGACAGATACTAAGGGCAGAATCACTTATTGTAATGAACTTTTCATTCAGATGAGCGGTTATTCTGAAGAGGAACTTTTAGACCAGCCTCACAACATTTTAAGGCATCCTGATATGCCGCGTGCGATCTTTAAACTGTTATGGAACACGATTCAGTCAAAAGAGGAGATAAATGCCTATGCAAAAAACCTTTGTAAAGACGGTTCATATTACTGGGTATTTGCAAACGTTACACCGTCATTTGATGAAAAAGATAATATCATAGGCTATTTTTCTGTCAGAAGAAAACCGAAACAGGCTTCTTTAAATATTATCAAAGATCTTTATACAAAACTTCTTCAAATTGAAAAAAGCAGCGGCATGGAAGCATCTATGAAATATCTGCAAGAGTTACTAAAAGAAAAAGGAGTCTCTTATGAAGAATTCATCATCTCTCTCTAA
- the nfo gene encoding deoxyribonuclease IV: MKYVGAHTSASGGVFNAISHAQEIGAKAFALFTKNQRRWDAKPLDTKTIDTFKKRLEDSGILPRHILPHDSYLINLGHPDDEKRAKSMEAFLDEVQRCELLGLDRLNFHPGSHLKEISEDECLGRIAEAMNRTLEKTSGVSLVLENTAGQGSNLGWKFEHLAHIIDKVEDKSRVGVCIDTCHMFTAGYDIRTREAYDVTMAQFENIVGFKYLKGMHINDSKPDLGSHVDRHDSIGKGKIGIDAFRFIMNDERMDDIPLILETIDESIWAQEIKLLYSLMD; this comes from the coding sequence ATGAAATACGTAGGAGCACATACATCAGCCAGTGGCGGTGTTTTTAATGCCATATCACATGCACAGGAAATAGGGGCAAAAGCGTTTGCGCTCTTTACAAAAAATCAACGTAGATGGGATGCAAAACCACTTGATACGAAAACAATAGATACTTTTAAGAAGAGATTAGAGGATAGCGGGATACTTCCTCGTCATATATTGCCGCATGATTCATATCTTATAAATCTGGGGCATCCAGATGATGAAAAACGTGCAAAATCAATGGAAGCTTTTTTAGATGAGGTCCAAAGATGTGAACTTTTAGGACTAGACAGACTAAATTTTCATCCTGGCAGCCATTTAAAAGAGATAAGTGAGGATGAGTGTCTGGGAAGGATTGCAGAAGCTATGAACAGAACACTTGAAAAAACATCAGGGGTATCGCTTGTCCTTGAAAACACTGCAGGTCAGGGAAGCAATCTTGGCTGGAAATTCGAACATCTGGCACATATTATCGATAAAGTCGAAGATAAAAGCCGTGTGGGAGTATGTATAGATACCTGTCACATGTTTACGGCAGGTTATGATATAAGAACACGTGAAGCGTATGATGTCACGATGGCACAGTTTGAAAACATCGTCGGTTTCAAATACCTAAAAGGGATGCATATAAATGACTCCAAGCCTGATCTAGGATCACATGTAGACCGTCACGACAGCATTGGAAAAGGAAAGATCGGTATCGATGCATTCAGATTTATCATGAATGATGAGAGGATGGATGATATTCCGCTTATTTTAGAAACAATAGATGAGAGTATCTGGGCGCAGGAGATAAAACTTTTATACTCTTTGATGGATTAA
- a CDS encoding outer membrane protein transport protein: MRKIALLSIVTATALTAAGYKIPENSVNAVALSNAYVANAHGADAAYYNPANMVFSDNSGGTMEVDLTYVGLSEINYKSTDATVNISSKGENFLIPTFHYVSPKVDNFRFGLSIVSPAGLSKKWSDAPASTTAKEFALQTIEINPTVAYMLNEQLSMAFGIRGIYSNGIVKNAYYEMEGKSFDWGYNLAVTLKPNKDTNIALTYRSGVDLHLSGDTSTTATTINSGVKVLLPVPAIISLGVSHTFGESTTLEAVLEHNVWSAYDKLDFDFDNATNETVLGGSHVKNWKDTDTVRIGVTHTYEKVTAMAGFAYDPSPIPNKTLGYDLPGSDSKIFSLGGRYDLTNSINVGLAGLVSLKDDREVNNSSINGKFTNSHAYLLTAGLEYKF; this comes from the coding sequence ATGAGAAAAATTGCTTTGTTATCGATAGTAACAGCGACTGCACTGACGGCAGCAGGATATAAAATACCGGAAAACTCGGTCAATGCGGTAGCACTTTCAAATGCCTATGTTGCAAACGCACACGGCGCCGATGCAGCGTATTATAATCCCGCAAATATGGTCTTTAGCGATAATAGCGGCGGAACTATGGAAGTCGACTTGACCTATGTAGGGCTTTCTGAGATAAATTATAAAAGTACGGATGCAACGGTTAATATATCATCAAAAGGCGAAAACTTTCTTATTCCCACGTTTCATTATGTCTCACCAAAAGTAGATAATTTTAGATTTGGACTTTCTATTGTCAGTCCTGCAGGCTTGTCGAAAAAATGGAGTGATGCACCGGCATCTACGACTGCTAAAGAGTTTGCACTTCAAACTATTGAAATAAATCCGACTGTAGCATATATGTTGAACGAACAACTGAGTATGGCATTTGGTATCAGGGGGATTTACTCTAACGGTATCGTTAAAAATGCTTATTATGAGATGGAAGGGAAGAGCTTTGACTGGGGATATAATCTGGCAGTAACGTTAAAACCGAACAAAGACACAAATATCGCATTGACTTACAGATCGGGAGTAGACCTTCATCTAAGCGGTGATACATCGACAACTGCGACTACGATAAACAGCGGTGTAAAAGTTCTTTTACCGGTTCCCGCTATCATAAGTCTTGGGGTATCACATACTTTTGGAGAGTCGACGACTCTTGAAGCAGTTTTAGAACATAATGTCTGGTCGGCTTACGATAAACTGGATTTTGATTTTGATAATGCGACAAATGAGACAGTCTTAGGCGGATCTCATGTAAAGAACTGGAAAGATACAGATACTGTTCGTATAGGAGTGACCCATACGTATGAAAAGGTTACTGCAATGGCAGGCTTTGCCTATGATCCTTCACCGATTCCTAATAAGACACTCGGGTACGATCTTCCGGGTTCAGATTCAAAGATCTTTTCGCTTGGAGGACGTTATGACCTTACGAACTCTATAAATGTCGGTCTGGCAGGGCTTGTATCTTTAAAAGATGACAGAGAAGTAAATAACTCCTCAATAAACGGAAAATTTACTAATTCACATGCTTATTTGCTCACCGCAGGTCTGGAGTATAAGTTTTAA
- a CDS encoding long-chain-fatty-acid--CoA ligase, translating into MVLKYPYKNFYEMVVSNAALLPNKKVVFIDDEKITNKELLDKVDSCARFLEISGLKADDRVALILPNSLEFLVSVFAVCKLGGVVVPINNMLKRDEYEYILNDCEAKILITSVNFEKETKGLSQTTPVQKTIWIDEAPDMDEDNILLGKVEYSHPQKESLDAECPVDVSKELDDLAVIFYTSGTTGNPKGAMLSYKNIFSNLVAGSMLFDIRQKDRFIIYLPMFHAFTFSIMMLLPIFSSSSIVIVRKLLPFSNIIKQTLLKRVTVFLGVPDIYNALIRAKLPWYFLWFNSIRVFISGASALSEDTLNRYTRVFKRAKMLEGYGLSECSPAVCVNTLKFQKAYSVGRPLPGYEIKIVDDEMVEVAIGEVGEIIVHGDCVMQGYLGNPQATDETIINGWLRTGDLGKIDEDGFVYIVDRIKDIIISKGINIYPRQIEEELMHLPYVKLCAVVAKQDVHSGEIPIAFIVLDDEVDKAEITQAKVKQDLKDRLANFKIPRSFHFVEDLPKTATGKVLKRLLKERLREQGKI; encoded by the coding sequence ATGGTATTAAAATATCCATATAAAAATTTTTATGAGATGGTAGTCTCAAACGCTGCCCTTCTACCGAATAAAAAAGTGGTCTTTATCGATGATGAGAAGATCACAAATAAAGAGCTCTTGGATAAAGTCGATTCTTGTGCAAGGTTTTTAGAGATCAGCGGTCTGAAAGCTGATGACAGGGTGGCTTTGATCCTGCCGAACTCTTTAGAGTTTTTAGTATCCGTTTTTGCTGTTTGTAAACTCGGCGGAGTGGTCGTACCGATAAATAATATGTTAAAGCGTGACGAATACGAGTATATTTTAAACGACTGTGAAGCGAAGATACTTATAACATCTGTAAATTTTGAAAAAGAGACAAAAGGACTTTCACAGACGACACCGGTTCAAAAGACGATCTGGATAGATGAAGCACCCGATATGGATGAAGACAACATACTTTTGGGGAAGGTCGAATATTCTCATCCGCAAAAAGAGAGCTTAGATGCGGAGTGTCCTGTAGATGTAAGCAAAGAACTGGATGATCTTGCGGTCATATTTTATACATCGGGCACTACTGGAAATCCAAAAGGTGCGATGCTTAGCTATAAAAACATCTTTTCAAATCTTGTCGCTGGAAGTATGTTATTTGATATTCGGCAAAAAGACAGGTTCATTATCTATCTCCCTATGTTTCATGCTTTTACGTTTTCGATCATGATGCTTCTCCCGATCTTTTCAAGTTCTTCCATTGTCATTGTCCGTAAGCTGCTGCCATTTAGCAATATCATTAAGCAGACACTTTTAAAACGCGTGACAGTATTCTTAGGTGTTCCGGATATTTATAATGCTCTTATCCGTGCAAAACTGCCTTGGTATTTTTTATGGTTTAACTCTATACGCGTGTTTATATCGGGTGCATCGGCACTTAGCGAAGATACGTTAAACAGATATACCAGAGTGTTTAAGCGGGCGAAGATGCTTGAAGGGTATGGTCTGAGCGAGTGTTCACCGGCTGTTTGTGTAAATACGCTAAAATTTCAAAAAGCATATTCTGTCGGAAGACCCTTACCCGGTTATGAAATAAAGATTGTAGATGATGAGATGGTCGAGGTCGCCATTGGTGAAGTCGGTGAGATCATCGTGCACGGGGATTGTGTTATGCAGGGGTATTTGGGCAATCCACAGGCAACAGATGAGACGATCATCAACGGCTGGCTTCGTACCGGAGATCTGGGTAAAATAGATGAAGACGGTTTCGTTTATATAGTCGATCGTATAAAAGATATTATAATATCCAAAGGGATAAATATTTATCCTCGCCAAATCGAGGAGGAGCTTATGCATCTTCCTTATGTGAAGCTTTGTGCCGTAGTCGCAAAACAGGATGTTCACAGCGGAGAGATCCCTATAGCATTTATTGTTTTAGATGACGAGGTAGACAAAGCTGAGATAACACAGGCGAAGGTCAAACAGGATCTAAAAGACAGACTGGCAAATTTTAAAATACCGAGATCATTTCATTTTGTGGAAGATCTACCAAAAACAGCAACAGGAAAGGTTCTTAAACGCCTACTCAAAGAGCGGTTAAGAGAACAGGGAAAAATTTGA
- a CDS encoding ATP-binding protein has product MKNVINFIENEDVVKSELFAQLKCSEAEVKILQQLVKKYLQGNEDMLVLEVLQDLYGTEEYRYLDHLADIKVLLELGWINQRSFTPVKISEVTNLELLTGVVGLTSSFLKLLEEGSLEMSLPDVKPYADHLEYLQDQFFRIEMYQKMSSIRHNVHEHSLGIDRIQNKLKLLETRIAERIAQTAEDIVLDKFFKQKKLEKKEEIIFLALLREEYNATDASLREMTALIDLISFDDYDRIKNRSLLEDGSKLISEDIIDYEEMLNPFGGISRSFYITDEILQSIIHPQKKKKVTKLKLDMLIKDQDIFELIDPDTNLDDVVLNPKTRETLHSLMRQVDKEVVARLVSWGVKDKKSGIDARIIFYGAPGTGKTMTAHSLAKSLKRQVLSFDCSKILSMYVGESEKNVRKIFDTYYELTAKTKTEPVLLLNEADQFLSARSSGPGGGAEQMHNQMQNIFLEQIENFKGILVATTNLLENIDVAFSRRFNYKIEFKKPDEKQRRELWKKMLPHGAPYEEGFDVDKLVRYSLTGGQIHLIIKNTAYSVAVKEDPLFTLEDFIVHIEKEKSGNFDSEKSMGFLI; this is encoded by the coding sequence TTGAAAAACGTAATTAATTTTATAGAAAACGAAGATGTAGTAAAAAGTGAACTATTTGCACAATTAAAATGTAGTGAAGCTGAAGTAAAAATCTTGCAGCAGCTAGTTAAAAAATATCTTCAGGGAAATGAAGATATGTTGGTATTGGAGGTTTTACAGGACCTTTACGGTACGGAAGAGTACAGATATCTTGACCATTTGGCAGACATAAAAGTGCTGCTGGAACTTGGATGGATCAACCAGAGAAGTTTCACTCCCGTAAAGATAAGCGAGGTTACAAACCTTGAACTTCTAACGGGTGTCGTAGGACTTACTTCATCATTTTTAAAACTGCTTGAAGAGGGAAGCTTGGAAATGTCACTTCCTGACGTCAAGCCATATGCTGATCATCTAGAGTATCTCCAAGATCAGTTCTTTAGAATAGAGATGTATCAAAAGATGAGTTCTATCCGTCATAACGTGCATGAACACTCACTCGGTATCGACCGCATCCAAAACAAGTTGAAGCTTCTTGAGACTAGAATAGCCGAACGTATCGCGCAGACGGCGGAAGATATAGTGCTTGACAAGTTTTTTAAACAGAAAAAACTGGAGAAAAAAGAGGAGATCATCTTCTTGGCTCTGCTTCGCGAGGAGTATAATGCAACAGATGCTTCATTACGAGAGATGACGGCATTAATTGATCTGATCTCATTTGACGATTACGACCGTATCAAAAACCGTTCTCTTTTAGAAGACGGTTCAAAACTGATAAGCGAAGATATCATCGATTATGAAGAGATGTTAAATCCTTTTGGCGGGATATCAAGATCTTTTTATATAACTGATGAGATCCTTCAGTCGATCATCCACCCTCAAAAGAAGAAAAAGGTCACAAAACTCAAGCTCGATATGCTGATAAAAGATCAGGATATTTTTGAACTTATCGATCCTGATACGAATCTTGATGATGTTGTCCTTAATCCGAAGACCAGAGAGACTCTGCACAGTCTGATGCGCCAAGTCGATAAGGAAGTGGTCGCGCGTCTGGTCTCATGGGGAGTAAAAGATAAAAAAAGCGGCATCGATGCACGTATCATCTTTTACGGTGCACCGGGAACAGGAAAGACTATGACAGCGCATTCTCTTGCAAAATCCTTAAAACGTCAGGTACTTAGTTTTGACTGTTCAAAGATCCTTTCTATGTATGTCGGTGAGAGTGAAAAAAATGTGCGTAAGATCTTTGATACATACTATGAGCTAACAGCAAAGACAAAAACGGAGCCGGTACTACTGTTAAATGAAGCAGACCAGTTCTTAAGTGCTCGTTCAAGCGGTCCTGGAGGCGGAGCAGAGCAGATGCATAACCAGATGCAGAACATCTTTTTAGAACAGATCGAGAACTTTAAAGGTATTCTTGTCGCTACGACGAACCTGCTTGAGAACATCGATGTAGCATTTTCAAGACGTTTTAATTATAAGATAGAGTTCAAAAAACCTGATGAGAAACAGCGTCGTGAACTGTGGAAGAAGATGCTTCCGCATGGTGCCCCTTATGAAGAAGGATTTGATGTAGACAAGCTTGTACGCTATTCATTGACGGGTGGTCAGATACATCTGATCATAAAAAATACTGCTTACAGCGTTGCTGTGAAAGAGGATCCTCTTTTTACATTAGAGGACTTTATCGTCCATATCGAGAAAGAGAAATCCGGTAATTTCGATAGCGAAAAATCTATGGGATTCCTGATATAA
- a CDS encoding NAD(P)H-quinone oxidoreductase subunit 3, translated as MEHINTANTYFGVFVLFALTFGAFFTTTIIARLASRAMATKDTEKIKLSVYECGPEITKQPNRLSPQFYLFALLFILFDVEIVFMFPWAVDFKYLGWFGFVEMMTFILLLAIGFVYAWKKGALEWHNIK; from the coding sequence ATGGAGCATATTAACACTGCAAATACATATTTTGGGGTATTTGTACTATTTGCATTAACATTTGGTGCGTTCTTTACTACAACGATTATTGCAAGACTTGCAAGTCGTGCAATGGCGACAAAAGATACAGAAAAAATCAAACTTTCTGTGTATGAATGTGGACCTGAGATAACAAAACAGCCAAACAGATTATCTCCGCAATTTTATCTGTTTGCGTTACTTTTCATACTTTTTGATGTTGAGATCGTTTTCATGTTCCCATGGGCAGTAGATTTTAAATATCTTGGTTGGTTTGGATTCGTCGAGATGATGACATTTATCTTATTACTTGCAATCGGTTTTGTATATGCATGGAAAAAAGGAGCCTTAGAATGGCACAACATAAAGTAA
- a CDS encoding NADH-quinone oxidoreductase subunit B family protein yields MAQHKVNYTQNAGLPVALTTIDKVVNWGRSNSLWALTYGLACCGIEMMASGASRYDFDRYGTIFRASPRQADVMIVAGTLTKKHAEFIKRLYDQMTEPRWVISMGSCANTGGMFNTYATVQGADRVIPVDLYLPGCAPRPETLQYGVMLLQKKIRAEKAIKNQKAKRLM; encoded by the coding sequence ATGGCACAACATAAAGTAAATTATACGCAGAATGCCGGACTACCGGTAGCTCTCACAACAATAGACAAAGTTGTAAACTGGGGACGTTCAAATTCACTTTGGGCGCTTACATACGGTCTGGCTTGTTGTGGGATCGAGATGATGGCTTCAGGTGCATCACGTTATGACTTCGACCGTTACGGAACGATCTTTAGAGCATCTCCTCGTCAGGCTGATGTTATGATAGTTGCAGGGACACTGACAAAAAAACACGCTGAGTTTATTAAGCGTCTATACGATCAAATGACTGAACCAAGATGGGTTATCTCTATGGGTTCATGTGCGAATACAGGTGGTATGTTCAACACTTATGCAACGGTTCAGGGGGCTGACCGTGTTATTCCTGTTGATCTTTATCTTCCGGGTTGTGCACCTCGTCCTGAAACGTTACAGTATGGCGTGATGCTTCTACAAAAGAAGATCCGTGCTGAAAAAGCGATCAAAAACCAAAAAGCAAAAAGGTTAATGTAA
- a CDS encoding NADH-quinone oxidoreductase subunit C, translated as MRAYTPKDDVQAKPYYTDRFYVAPQVPKQDVESDEVFAADLAAIKAKFEVLDAYIQVEQMVVYINAKDNYGVLELLRDELEYTQLSEMSAIDWIAKSSQFEIFYQMLSMGKRKRIRIKCFIGKDEAINSVEKLFRSADWSEREMYDMFGIEVNNHPFLKRILMPYDWEGFPLLKTYPLEGDEFAQWYEVDKIYGKEARDVIGPEIRDTARVDRYDSERFARLGHEVPKGTKITGNEPKTPLGYQEEGGVFLIDRFDEEKSVIITDRDR; from the coding sequence ATGAGAGCATATACACCTAAAGATGACGTACAGGCAAAGCCGTACTACACAGATAGATTTTATGTAGCTCCTCAAGTACCAAAGCAAGATGTAGAGAGCGATGAAGTCTTTGCAGCTGATTTAGCGGCTATCAAAGCGAAATTCGAAGTTTTAGACGCGTATATCCAAGTTGAGCAGATGGTTGTATACATCAACGCTAAAGACAACTACGGAGTACTTGAACTTTTACGTGATGAACTTGAATACACACAGCTTTCAGAGATGAGTGCTATTGACTGGATCGCAAAAAGCAGCCAGTTTGAGATCTTTTATCAAATGCTTTCAATGGGGAAAAGAAAACGTATCCGCATCAAATGTTTCATCGGTAAAGATGAAGCTATCAACAGTGTTGAAAAACTTTTTCGCAGTGCAGACTGGTCAGAGCGTGAGATGTATGATATGTTCGGAATCGAAGTAAATAACCATCCATTCTTGAAACGTATCCTTATGCCTTATGACTGGGAAGGTTTTCCACTTCTTAAAACATATCCGCTTGAGGGTGACGAGTTCGCTCAATGGTATGAAGTTGATAAGATCTACGGAAAAGAAGCTCGTGATGTCATCGGACCTGAAATCCGTGATACTGCACGTGTAGACCGTTATGATAGTGAGCGTTTCGCTCGTTTAGGACATGAAGTTCCTAAAGGTACTAAGATTACTGGTAACGAACCTAAGACTCCGCTTGGATACCAAGAAGAGGGCGGTGTATTCTTAATCGATAGATTCGATGAAGAAAAATCAGTAATTATCACAGACAGGGATAGGTAA